The genomic interval AAGAGCGCGGTACAAGGAAGTGTACCTGGCTGATCATCGCCCGCCTAAGCAAAGAAGGAACACCAACGCACCTTCATCTCCTTCGGAGACGAAGACGAGGAGGGAATCCTTTACccttgttcgcataaaaatatatctacaagtgcacataatcgtaataagtagtaaaatattttaaagaaaatagatatcGAACCTATGgagaataattatgctattgaatactgaaattgactaaattaaatactatttaaaaaatcaaaattttaataatggTTTATCtattaaactaaagaaaagaaaattaaaattaagattttaaaaataataagaatagatctaaagcatttgatttcacctaacAAATCCCACATAACTTATtattccttgttatagaatcccaattatctaaagttcatgataaaaattccttaattatttaatattttatctcgaataataccaaaaatatctcaaactaataattctatatctctatgtgaatttaactaattggagacccATTATCTAATTTAACTCCCTCACGGCGAAGTCACCGCAGATCTAGTCTCTCAACTGCCCAACCGCACTAACTTCCCATTTAGAGTTAATAGGCGGGTCTAATCTTTCGGTTGCCAGATCTTTCTCACGGTGAATCTACAGTGGGCTcatattcacagatcatctgagACCACCTCAATATCTAAACGGAgtctaaaattgtaaatatcatttctctttaaaaagaGGCGATGTATGTTACATGCTCCAACATTGAACACTGAAGCATTTTTCGTatgaagtttataaatattacACAAGGATTTCACATGCATGCTTAAACTCTTTCAGTTATTTCTAACATAAATACCATTTACATGAAAGTCTATATATGCATGGATTGATGCATTAGTGCTATAATGAAAGGGTCAACAATCAAACATTAATCTTGAACTAGCGTATGGATGTGTTGTGATATCctatatgataagaataaatgTAAGTAGTgcatgagatctcacattactttgaaatgagaaattcttgctctttataggGTTtgaatggggctccaattgtatcattgactagtcattttagagtatagaccATGTAGTTTGGcccttctattggggcgttacaaatagtatcagagcctatctcaACTTGGcccttctattggggcgttacaaatagtatcagagcctatctcaACTAGAAATGTTGGACTTGAGCCGTGTCACCTACGACAACAGTAATGCCTTGTACCCAGAAGGGGCCGGAGAGTTACTATCTgacacctaaaatcatctcttcaaaatataaataacattttcacATATTCCATAAATATGAATTCACCTATTCccaccaaatatatatacaatcctcacaaaattttcaatgaaATAACCCAACAAGACAAATTCACAACTCCACAAAttctccataataataataataaatctcttaGCAAATTAGATCaacataataacaacaacatCTACACTAAATAAATTTCCCTCATAACCAAAGTATACATAGGCACTCAATAAATAATCCACAGCTAACCCCGCCTATACTTCCTAATCTTTGTTCTCAGCTATGTCATCAAAATCATTTGAAAGTATTATGAAGATAACgaagtgagttatcaacaatttagtaagtaaagaacatataccaatatataaaacatgaacatttacagagtATATGATGCaaaacacaatattttcagTGCTAGcatgcataacaaaacatgtTAATAAAGTTAATAGAGCGCtagttcaaaatatttatattccaAAGTCCTTTGACATAGCATAAACTAagtatcatcatcatatcatatcagagcatcatatcagaacatgaGTATGTTTAATCCCTGTGGTagagttgtgctatccccggtggccaaacggGGTAGAGACAAaagtgaatcttccccttatcattctcggagctctgagtgtgcacacaaaaAAGACTACACAAAagccattttattttcaaaatggttgcactcagagacagaaaagttggtaccaactcaaACTGAGGCCAAAATTTTACATCCGTGGTGAGGTCGAAGCAGAGCATAACATAAACAGAATCAGAATGccatgccaaatgttttcagatgatttatcatatcaaaagaaaaatgcaaggcggtttaaaataattttcacatatCCAAAATAAAACGATCTAAGagcatttttatataaatatgcacaaatatcaaatttaataatcgttttttttgcacagttcagaaatatAATGACAAAAGTTactcatgtctataccaattatgacagaaaatactctctcttttatataaatttcatgcaaaatacataattgaggttgttttcaaatttctttccaaaataaaatatgcatgtttttccTAAAATCAACCACAGAACAATAGTTTTATATAAAGTTTGGTATCGAAACCCTACTTACCTGACTCTTCAATTTTTCTGAATACCCTCACAATGGTGTCAATAAAAATTGTTTGTCACCTAGACAtaattcatacatactataaatCAACACAAAATAAGCTATAGCATCTAAAATAAACGTCACAACTAAACTACTTTACGACAATAATTTccatatttcaaattcttctaACTCAGTTACTACTAAACCACAAAGTGATTTTCCGAACATCTCCTATTTAAGGCATTCTCAGTTAAATTCTCTTTTTAGCCTAACCCACTACCAAATATTATAGTGGTGTTCTACGACAATTAAAATCAATCTAACTTAAAAATCTAATCCATCAGATAATTAGCCcacttaagatatatatataaatatatatatatatatatatattttaaaataatacaaaaccaaggccaatttaaaaatacatgTCTAACTTAATAATCTCTTAAcataaaactcaactcaaacaCAAGTCCAATATACATCGAAcccaaaaccaaaaacccaTGTGAACAAcctagtaaaaagaaaaaaaaaattagctaaCACATTAAGGTGAGTAAGGTAATTAAAACTTTAAAGCTTACCCTTTGTAAAGAAAATAAGGTTACGGAAtgaaatacacacacacacatatatatgaataatgatagggttactacccatctattactctttttgtatttgattttttttttaatttttttcttaatgattgaggatgttaaaaaaatacttaaaagaaaattataaaaaaaaaacttgaaatacactTTGGTAGTAGATGAGTAGTAATAgggtagtaagcctatcactatcctatatatatatatatatatatatatatatataaatatatatttatatcttccTTTTGAATTTGAGAGCAATACGtaatgagaaggaaaagaaaaaaaatgttggctACAATGGTGTACTAAGAAAGGAACAACGCCGTTTGAGGGGACTCTTGGAACAATGACTGGTGGTTCGAGATAGGGCTCACGGTGGCTGGGTGGTTGCTTGAGGTTGGCAAGGGCTGCTTCTGATGTGCATGGAGGAGCTGTGGTTGTTGTGTTAATGGGGAGGCTCGCAGACAAGTGTTGGACAGTGGGTGGCTTACGGCTGAGTATAGTTGAGCAGCGGTGCAACCATGGTGGGCGGTGCAAGGGTGGAGTTAGGCTGAGGAGCAAGAAAACAGCTTGGTCTGTTTTCACTTCCTAAACTAGAGGACACGGTGGAGAATGTCTTACGTCATTGTGGTGTTCTTCCATGGGTTTGGGTCGCGGTATATATTAACTATGGAGGTGGCCGTGCACTTGGGTTGTTTTCATGGTGGTTCACGTACGGCGCACTAGAGACCAAACAGGACAGTGTTTAGtgtaaagaaaaaattggtgAATTGGTAAACCTGACTGCATCGATGATGGGTTTGGTTCGGTCCGATAccgattttataattttcaaaactggTTAAAATGGGTCCGGTtccgattttcttttttttaacaccggaccggaccggttcatatatatattttaattttttatattatataatatattgtttttatatgattttttatattatatataatttttataaataatatataaaaaataatcttttattatacgataaattactaataaatataatattaaattttaaaatcatttatcattatagtctattgtattaatagtatattatatatactattaatagttaatagtgatattataaaatataactgtagtctataatacaattataatatatattataatatactacaatatattctacaatatattatcattatattattatatactatataatataccgaAAAAACTAGAAGTATCGATTTAAGGGTGTAATTGGTGCAAtatcggttcttcaaatctcaaaattggCATATACCAATTCAGTTATAATATATGTCCAAAATTGAACTGAACCGAACCTGTTACACCCTTAACAGTGTCTCACGTGGTCCGTTCTGGAGGTTGACGTCATGTGTGGTGCAGGAATGGTGGCTTGCATTGCGGCTGTGGGTGACTTGGGTCACGACAGGAAAGGTTGCTAGCCTTGCTACCGTGGCTGGAGATGTTGCTGAGCTTCACTATGTCGTGGCTAGAAATATCTATCTGGTGGTGGCTGAGGGAGCAGTGGGTAATGGTGCTCGGTTTGTTGCTGGACTCGATTAGGCTCGCTGCCTTTGTGGGTGGCAGTTGGTTATGGAAACTTGAGGGGGCAACAATACTAATTTGAGAACAGAGAGAGATAAAAATGAGGGAGAGCATTTGTTGAAAGAAATGAGGACGTGGGTAACGAAAGGGAAAAATTGTTAAGGAACTCTTGGAATGCAGATATGAAATCTCATGAGAAGGGGAGAAAGCTTTGGGGAAAAGAAGAGGGGAGAGGAAACTCTTAGGACTTAGGAGAGggggagaaaagagagagaacaaaaaaaccACTTATTAGAAACGACACCCTTTTTCTCAACTATTGGACTTCTCTACGGCCTGAGTCAAGATTGGGCCTGGGTGTTACACGTGCATGCCACCTCATTCCATGCGTATAGCCCATGACCCTATTTTTAAAAGTTGGCATAGCGCTCGACACAAACGCGGATTTTCTATGTCAGTATAATGGAGGATGATACACTAGTACCACAAACAATCTCCCATCAATTTTTCATGTCCGTTTTGCAAAAATGTTGTCCTCCGAACATTGACGTGTCAGAGTAAAGCaagtttacaattttttttttcaagagcaCAAGGTCACATAATTTCCTACTTCCAATATCCTCAGTACGAGTTCAGGCTATACAAAATCTTCAACGAAACTTTTCCTGGCTACTTTTATAAGCTTGGGATGAGGGTTTCaaacaataaattttctttttcatcagtcactattcactataCACATcccacatcctataaaaaaataaagacaaaattGTGGGGTGTATAGGTGAATATTGGTTGATCCATAGCAAAACACTTCAAACAAATTATATGGATCAATGGgtctatatttttcttcatctgAGCATCCATgaattaatagttaaaaaacaATGCTTGATATTTTGAACTTTGGCTAACTATATATTGAATAGTAGTTcgaaaagaaattagaaaatagaGCTAGCTGTATGCCAGGACTGCTAATTCTGGAATATAATGCACGTTGTTGACGATCTCCTCTTGGTGTcgtgcaaacaagtaaatactaaaaaatataggaCTTGAATTTCACCTGCTTATAAAAAGGCCATGCATTTGTCTCCCCTCCATCGCACCCACATCCTCTGTTCTCTTCTGTCTATACGCAACTCTAGAAATGGCTTCCGCACGCTTCTTGTGTTCTACCTCTATCCTTCTGTTGTCACTACTCGTTATTGCCTCTGCTGCCGATTATGGATATGTCCCAAAACCAGACTACGGGAATCCCAAACCCGAAGATAATAAGCCTCTCCCCTCAAAACCTGACTTTGAGAAACCAGAACCCGAAGGAAAGGATTACAATCCTCTTCCCACAAAGCCAGACTTTGAGAAACCAAAACCCGAAGAGAACGATTATAAGCCTCTTCCTACAAAACCGGAAGGAAATGATAAACACCTCCCCACAAAACCAGAATACGAGAAACCAGATCTTGATGGAAAGGATGAGCTATTCTCATCGCTCATCGGTATTCAAGGGCTTGTATTATGCAAATTAGGCTCCACGTATGTTCCACTCAAAGGtaaac from Juglans microcarpa x Juglans regia isolate MS1-56 chromosome 4S, Jm3101_v1.0, whole genome shotgun sequence carries:
- the LOC121263534 gene encoding proline-rich protein 3-like — translated: MASARFLCSTSILLLSLLVIASAADYGYVPKPDYGNPKPEDNKPLPSKPDFEKPEPEGKDYNPLPTKPDFEKPKPEENDYKPLPTKPEGNDKHLPTKPEYEKPDLDGKDELFSSLIGIQGLVLCKLGSTYVPLKGAVARITCKAVDERGYEEVPLSVLSNECDAKGYFLATLSSSFLKENWKIKECKAFLEHSPLKTCNVPIDVNHGITGALLSSYRILNDNHMKLYSVGPFFYTSETQSLPNGY